Within the Mugil cephalus isolate CIBA_MC_2020 chromosome 1, CIBA_Mcephalus_1.1, whole genome shotgun sequence genome, the region CCTTCAAAGTGGTGCTGAGTGCTCTACTGATCGTGGCGCTGCTGCAGCTCATATATCTGTCCTTCCTGTCCAAGTTCCACGGTAAGCAGCAGCGGTACCGATACTCGGAGCTCTTCGGAGGCTCCGGGACCAAGAAAAATGCGCATCCAGAGAAGAACTCGAGGAAGGAGCGCCTGAGGTACTCCCTGTCTACTGGGGGCATCTTCGACAACAGCGGCCAGTACCGGGTTTACAAGAATTTGATCAAAAGTGATTTCACCACAAATCAGAAGCCGGGCTCCGACCCCAGCGACAACGTCCTGGCTTTGGCCACACACACGACCATCAACAATCTCCACCACCTGGAATCTCTGCTGGAAAGGTGGCAGAATCCTCTGTCTGTGGCCATATTCGCACACGGGCAAGATGTCAAGTTCGCCACAGCCCTGGTGTATGCGCTCAGTTTCTTCTGCCCTCACATCCAAGCCTTGGTGGACTTCCACTTGGTCTGTCTCTCAGGAGAGATCGCCAGCTTCCCTGAGCAGGACCGGGAGCATTTCGCAGGGCTTGAGGACTGCGCCTCTGTGTTCTCCAGGCTGGAGAGCCACAGGGATAAATACCAGAACTATGCCATCAGTGGAAACATCTCCTACCCCAACAACCTTCTTCGAAACGTCGCCCGCGGTGGCACTGAGTCCTCCTACATCCTGGTCATTGATATCGACATGATGCCGAGCGCTGACCTACACCCTCAGTTCCTAGACATGATATCCAGGCGCGAGCCGGCAAGCGATGAGGTATTCGTCCTGCCGGCTTTCGAAATTCGCCACGCCAGGAAGATGCCTGCCACCAAGCCGGAGTTGGTTCAGCTCTACCAGGTAGGAGAAGTCCGTCCTTTTTACGAAGAGTTGTGTCCTCGCTGTCAAGCCCCTACCAACTACTCCCAGTGGGTTAACAGCCACGTTAGAGGGACGGGCACCCTGGAGGTCGCCTACACGCTCACCTGGGTGGACCCCTGGGAGCCCTTCTACATCGGGCCCCGGACCGTGCCCCTGTATGACGAGAACTTCAAGCAATATGGCTTCAATCGTATCAGCCAGGTTGGTAAAACtttaacatttaagtgtgaatgtttatttttgaccatgttttgacaaaaacataACCCAGTAACAACTACAGCTAGAAAATGGCCTACAGAAATATTTTCCTAATACCAGACATAGTGATCAACAACAGGTGATCAAAATCCTAACTGGTCACTATGATTATGAACTCCAAGGCTGTCGGCCCCAAGTTTATGGTTAAGTCCCAAACCGCTAGGTCCCAAACCTGGTCCTTGACAATGATCCACTCTTAGATGTCTTATACCTGGAAAAGCTAGTGCTCCAGTTTCTGAGATCAAACGGTTTGATGGCCCTTGAAGTCCCACAAACAAACCATCTCAAAACCACACGTCCAcgtcttccttctccttcatcttgttGTTCTGTCTTCCTGCAGACCTGTGAGCTCCATGTGGCCGGATACAGGTTCTCTGTGCTCAGCTCTGCTTTCGTGGTGCATCGCGGCTTCAAGATCCAGGGGGAATTCCACGCCAGGAAAGACGAGGAGAACAAACGCAACCGGGTCCTGTTCCGCAGCTTCAAAGAGGGCCTCAAAACCAAATACCCATCCTCTACCAGACGATGCTGAAAACAGGCCAAGGGCCTGTATCCTGTCCATATCAGTCTCCAGTAGAATCGCTGTTCGGCTGAAACGGTGTACATTTCCTTATTGTTGCCAGATTTAGCTTTCAGTCAAGCCCTCTGTTCCCAACTTCTAAAATCAGCACATAAGCGTCCTAGTTTTTCTAATTCAACTCTTTGAAAACAACAGGAAGACGTCCTCAGGGGATTTCTGAGTGCATCTTGCTAGTCGGTACTTAACTAAAGCTAATATAAAAGCAAGGTTATTCtattttaaacactttttgagTGACTGCAATAAACAAAAGTCCTACATTTCCGCTGACTTTAAGTTTTACATGGCAGGTTGCCTCGGTCCTTTTAGGGGAAAGAGCCGTGGGTCATTGTAAgcataaaaatggaaaaaggacCACACCAGTATCTAAACTGACTTGAGATAATTATAAAGACTTTACATGTGCAGCTGCTAAGAAGTCTGCAACCTGACGCTAGAAACTGGTGTTTGTGTAGGCATTCAGAAAGCTACAGGGCATCGCAAACATGTCCTTGTTTATAAGGCGACATTAGCGTGGAAGCTAATGTGGCGCTTATGTTTTTGCAGCAGGTTGTAGCGCGGCTGTTGGTCTCACAAAGATACAACACAGATGTTGATGCCTTACATAGATACagtttaaaattacaaaattgacatgaaacatgaaattgATTTgatcaaaaaaatgaaaatgttcccTATCCACACTACAGGCcgaaagtttggaagcaacttcaagtttctgttcacaatgtcttaaaaaacaaaacaaaaacagctaagttatatgtattttgggatgtatttactgcacaatcagactttgcttttttcctctgttttccttaatttacctttaggtgtacaTTGATGTTATCAGAACATTGCAATAAATGTCAGCAGGAGAAGCTAGGGGTTTAGTTTTAGGATcaagaagatttgcaagagtcacaacttcagcgcaaaagtcaaaaaacaaatcacggtttgcattattcactttaactctgcATACGATTATCCCCTGTGGAACAAATGCCTCATATATGCCATGATGTTGTTACAGCCAGAGGAGtttactttgaagaaagaaaaactcaaggAAGTGATAATTATAgtttaaaatgtcttctgagAAGTTGCTCTTTATATTACAATCATGT harbors:
- the b4gat1 gene encoding beta-1,4-glucuronyltransferase 1, with the translated sequence MHFSKKCSAFKVVLSALLIVALLQLIYLSFLSKFHGKQQRYRYSELFGGSGTKKNAHPEKNSRKERLRYSLSTGGIFDNSGQYRVYKNLIKSDFTTNQKPGSDPSDNVLALATHTTINNLHHLESLLERWQNPLSVAIFAHGQDVKFATALVYALSFFCPHIQALVDFHLVCLSGEIASFPEQDREHFAGLEDCASVFSRLESHRDKYQNYAISGNISYPNNLLRNVARGGTESSYILVIDIDMMPSADLHPQFLDMISRREPASDEVFVLPAFEIRHARKMPATKPELVQLYQVGEVRPFYEELCPRCQAPTNYSQWVNSHVRGTGTLEVAYTLTWVDPWEPFYIGPRTVPLYDENFKQYGFNRISQTCELHVAGYRFSVLSSAFVVHRGFKIQGEFHARKDEENKRNRVLFRSFKEGLKTKYPSSTRRC